The bacterium genome segment GGAGTCGTAGAAAGCCACCTCGCCGATCCGGCTGCCGCGGCGGACCGGAAGCGTGAGCTGCTCGTCCAGGGTCACCCGATGCCGCACTACGTCGCCATCGGTCACGACCCCGTACACAGGCTGCGGCACCGTCCCCACCAACCGGGCATCCGCTCCGGAGAGCGCTTCCGTCACAAAAGATTCGCCCGCCGATGCGAGCAGCGCGGGGTGATAGTGGGCAAACCCATACGTCAGCAGGCGGGATGCATCCCCGTACATGTCCGTGCTGTGCAGCACCACGGCAATCAATCGCCATCCGTCATGCGTCGCCGACGCCACGAGCGTCAGCCCCGCTTGGTGGACGTAGCCCGTCTTGATCCCGTCGGCCCCAGGGTAGCGGCTCAGGAGCCGGTTGTGGTTGATGAGGCGGCGCGCGTGCCTTCCGGGGACGGAGAACATCCAGGTGCGGGTCTGGACGATCTCGCGAAACATCGGATTCTCCATGGCCACCCGGGCGATGAGCCCGAGATCGTACGCGGTGGAGTAGTGGTCCGGATCGTAGAGTCCGTGGGGGGAGGTGAAGTGCGTTTGCGTCGCCCCAAGTTCCGTGGCGCGCGCATTCATTTGGGCCACGAAGGTCGCGGTCGTCCCCGCGACACCCTCGGCGACGGCCAGCGCGACGTCGTTCCCCGAGGGCAGCATGAGTGCGTACAGCAGCTCCCGCAGGCGGATCCGCGCATGCTCCGGGAGGCCGACGACAGATCCCTCGCGGAAACGCGCCACGGGCCCACTGATCGTGACCAGGGTATCGAGC includes the following:
- a CDS encoding D-alanyl-D-alanine carboxypeptidase family protein, whose translation is MNSPRCWFRPVRKTRAASWGCVLLVMLLAGGPSWASASRQRAPRHSQESTAEPRLTAAAAVLMDAKTGQVLYDRNAHLEWPPASTTKIMTALVALERTPLDTLVTISGPVARFREGSVVGLPEHARIRLRELLYALMLPSGNDVALAVAEGVAGTTATFVAQMNARATELGATQTHFTSPHGLYDPDHYSTAYDLGLIARVAMENPMFREIVQTRTWMFSVPGRHARRLINHNRLLSRYPGADGIKTGYVHQAGLTLVASATHDGWRLIAVVLHSTDMYGDASRLLTYGFAHYHPALLASAGESFVTEALSGADARLVGTVPQPVYGVVTDGDVVRHRVTLDEQLTLPVRRGSRIGEVAFYDS